A window of Pirellula sp. SH-Sr6A contains these coding sequences:
- a CDS encoding FHA domain-containing protein: MYYRLVSLDEVHGWNLRLPAVIGRSVDAQVCIDDASISRSHSQLLLGPDEALQIRDMGSMNGTYVNGERIKSIHSLIPGDLIQIGSVTLKVEYASDSDPGMQAPRQRSSSTNTTQPMRTVPKATFTMHEVTEPSRKWWEFWKE; the protein is encoded by the coding sequence ATGTACTATCGACTGGTTTCGTTAGACGAAGTTCACGGCTGGAATCTGCGTCTCCCCGCGGTCATTGGACGCAGCGTGGACGCGCAGGTCTGTATCGATGATGCTTCGATCAGTCGTTCGCATAGTCAGTTGCTGCTCGGGCCGGACGAAGCATTGCAAATCCGAGACATGGGCTCCATGAACGGTACCTATGTCAATGGAGAGCGGATCAAGTCGATTCATTCCCTGATTCCTGGAGATTTGATTCAAATCGGTTCGGTGACACTTAAAGTCGAGTATGCTTCCGATTCCGATCCAGGAATGCAGGCGCCTCGTCAGCGATCCAGCAGCACCAACACGACGCAGCCTATGAGGACGGTGCCCAAGGCGACATTTACAATGCACGAGGTCACCGAGCCTAGTAGAAAATGGTGGGAGTTTTGGAAGGAATAG